One segment of Pyricularia oryzae 70-15 chromosome 3, whole genome shotgun sequence DNA contains the following:
- a CDS encoding dihydrodipicolinate synthase: MSTTQTWKVPPSGVWAPAVTLFDPETDKLVLEDQKKYYAHLSKSGLAGLVVLGTNAETFLLTREERRQLLEAARQAVGPGFPIMAGCGGHSTAQVLEFLRDAADAGADSALVLPPAYFGKATTPAVVERFFADVAAATPLPIVLYNFPGVCNSVDLDSDLIATLARRHPQVVGVKLTCGSVAKIVRLAAELPADEFAVFGGQSDFLLGGLASGSAGCIAAFANVFPRSLARIYELWKAGEGDEALRLHKAAALAERPCKSGIAMTKYAAAVFSATRAGVEDAERKMLPRRPYAGPGEADKAKCREVMAELAKIEEELADKST, from the coding sequence ATGTCGACTACTCAGACCTGGAAGGTCCCACCATCGGGCGTCTGGGCCCCGGCCGTTACGCTCTTCGACCCGGAGACGGACAAGCTCGTGCTCGAGGACCAGAAAAAGTACTATGCACACCTGTCCAAATCCGGGCTGGCGGGGCTCGTGGTGCTGGGCACCAACGCCGAGACCTTCCTGCTGACGCGCGAGGAGCGCCGACAGCTGCTCGAGGCGGCGCGCCAGGCCGTCGGGCCGGGCTTTCCCATCATGGCCGGGTGCGGCGGGcactcgacggcacaggtgCTCGAGTTCCTGCGCGACGCGgccgacgccggcgccgacAGCGCCCTCGTCCTCCCGCCCGCCTACTTTGGCAAGGCGACCACCCCGGCCGTCGTCGAGCGCTTCTTTGCCGACGTCGCGGCCGCCACGCCCCTGCCGATCGTGCTGTACAACTTCCCGGGCGTCTGCAACAGTGTGGACCTCGACTCGGACCTCATCGCCACCCTCGCGCGCCGCCACCCGCAGGTCGTGGGCGTCAAGCTCACCTGCGGCAGCGTCGCCAAGATTGTGCGCCTGGCCGCCGAGCTGCCGGCAGACGAGTTTGCCGTCTTTGGCGGCCAGTCGGATTTTCTGCTGGGAGGGCTGGCGTCGGGCAGCGCGGGGTGCATCGCGGCGTTTGCCAACGTCTTCCCGCGCTCGCTGGCTAGGATCTACGAGCTGTGGAAGGCGGGCGAGGGGGACGAGGCACTGCGGCTGCACAAGGCTGCCGCGCTGGCCGAGAGGCCGTGCAAGAGCGGCATCGCCATGACCAAGTACGCCGCGGCTGTGTTTTCGGCGACCAGGGCGGGCGTCGAGGATGCGGAGCGCAAGATgctgccgaggaggccgtatGCGGGCCCTGGGGAGGCGGATAAGGCCAAGTGTCGGGAGGTCATGGCTGAGCTTGCTAAGATTGAGGAGGAGCTGGCGGACAAGTCCACGTAG
- a CDS encoding hydrolase produces MMDSQVVPPLPRQSSSRQHTSRRHETHDFHLPSNTRTTRHASPSRRAQQPPSSALGADVISSLITSLDVVSKPTSPSSDRRPASTSPLPSPAPKSPTNGSFGVEYGAYSSPKREVAAAQDVSLDDLAACPPVIRTAKPPSGFSALTAPKSPQRDHNGGVKSLLGGSRSASRPSSRGSHTSRDADTQSIGNLSVEPGEIPPIPDLKRRKSYTGSFDSWGKKQGRSQRGLMYMSSRERLQDKEDKKRNSSSTASGDRSLGTKSNPVSPHQDHFLAQIPINEESTSPSEAVVPPVFSPNSERTSTESPAVGSPRAIPDRNSSLRKTGSKQRSSTRRSATANRDSQATKAIPEVEERSHSLSRARSTSRTGRRAQETATPPQPESETDVYLLYSKMAALPERPRARSRSRSVSRPPDDRPRLHSRTLSYDVDIEEGAPSPAIAQRRRRERSLSVDKRGSRRESTENGRAKRSSSRLRRLSKHEGAQSPTADANHIGYERPPSADSIDDAVESYLCSPRLSQKIKHPQTGRVISFSEVGDSEGSAVFCCVGMGLTRYITAFYDELALTLKLRLITPDRPGVGDSEPYQDGTATPLSWPDDVYAICQALKITKFSILAHSAGAIYALATALRMPQHIRGRIHLLAPWIPPSQMSVFGASAQTPLPPSNAIPTSQRILRALPTPFLKAANSSFMTATSSSITSSLPKTPRKKRKNGQNVAKDREKEAAARSQAQQHQNVSPLLPPGASDSNKENHLHDDDGISGLVRGDIPATGDMDFFKPSPMAGSVDGGAHRKSSSVASQRNAAAREAAVLAAAASAIADKERQATYDTRLTHAIWELATTGANPAVDLLVCLERRNTIGFRYVDITRPVIIHHGTRDTRVPLDNVLWLGKTMRRCEVRVLEGEGHGLMASASVMGGVLMEISKEWEDWTRITGIAARRTAAEREKALEVGVAR; encoded by the exons ATGATGGATTCACAGGTGGTTCCTCCTCTTCCGCGCCAATCGTCCTCTCGACAACACACCTCGCGACGACACGAGACGCACGACTTTCATTTGCCCTCGAACACTCGCACCACTCGACACGCTTCTCCAAGTCGCCGTGCCCAGCAACCCCCCTCGAGCGCATTGGGTGCCGACGTCATATCCTCACTCATCACCAGTCTCGACGTTGTTTCCAAACCCACCTCTCCCTCAAGTGACCGGCGACCGGCTTCGACATCCCCGTTACCCTCACCGGCTCCAAAGTCTCCCACCAACGGGTCCTTTGGCGTCGAGTACGGAGCCTACAGCTCACCAAAGCGCGAGGTTGCTGCTGCACAAGACGTTAGCCTCGATGACCTTGCGGCCTGCCCGCCCGTGATCCGCACGGCAAAGCCGCCCTCGGGCTTCTCTGCCCTGACGGCCCCGAAATCCCCACAAAGAGACCACAACGGAGGAGTCAAGTCGCTTCTGGGCGGGTCCCGCAGCGCGTCACGGCCGTCTTCCAGGGGGTCGCATACCTCGCGCGATGCCGACACCCAGAGCATTGGCAACCTCTCCGTGGAACCAGGGGAGATTCCTCCTATTCCTGATCTAAAGAGGCGAAAGTCATATACTGGTTCATTCGACAGCTGGGGGAAAAAGCAGGGTCGGTCGCAAAGGGGATTGATGTACATGAGCAGCCGTGAACGGCTACAGGACAAGGAGGACAAGAAGCGAAACAGTTCCAGCACAGCAAGCGGGGACCGAAGCCTTGGAACCAAGAGCAATCCCGTGTCTCCTCACCAGGATCACTTCCTGGCCCAAATACCGATCAACGAAGAGTCCACCAGCCCATCCGAGGCTGTGGTTCCTCCCGTGTTCTCGCCTAATAGCGAGCGAACATCAACCGAATCGCCGGCTGTGGGGTCACCGCGGGCCATACCCGACAGAAACTCGAGTCTACGCAAGACAGGTTCCAAACAAAGATCATCTACTCGCCGATCCGCAACCGCGAATCGTGATAGCCAAGCCACAAAAGCAATTCCTGAGGTCGAAGAACGTAGCCACAGCCTTTCAAGAGCACGCTCAACGTCAAGGACTGGACGCAGGGCTCAGGAAACGGCAACTCCACCCCAGCCCGAATCGGAGACTGACGTCTACCTACTCTACTCGAAAATGGCTGCACTTCCGGAGCGTCCGCGAGCTCGCTCTCGGTCAAGGTCAGTTTCTCGCCCGCCGGATGACCGTCCACGACTTCACAGTCGCACTCTTTCATACGACGTTGATATCGAGGAGGGTGCCCCGTCGCCCGCCATTGCACAACGACGCCGTAGAGAACGAAGCTTGAGCGTGGATAAGAGAGGATCCCGGCGCGAGTCAACTGAAAACGGGCGCGCGAAGCGATCAAGCAGCCGACTGCGACGTTTGTCGAAGCATGAGGGAGCGCAATCGCCAACGGCTGATGCGAATCACATTGGATACGAGCGCCCACCCAGCGCAGATAGTATCGATGATGCGGTGGAGTCGTATCTATGCTCGCCGAGACTGTCACAAAAGATCAAGCACCCGCAGACTGGCCGTGTCATCTCCTTCTCCGAGGTGGGCGACAGTGAGGGCAGCGCCGTCTTTTGCTGTGTGGGAATGGGCCTCACAAGATACATCACGGCTTTCTATGATGAGCTCGCCTTGACACTCAAGTTGAGACTTATCACCCCTGACAGACCCGGCGTCGGCGATAGTGAACCGTATCAAGACGGCACCGCTACACCTCTCAGTTGGCCAG ATGACGTATATGCAATTTGCCAAGCGCTAAAGATCACCAAGTTCTCTATCCTGGCACACTCGGCTGGTGCCATCTACGCGCTCGCCACAGCGCTGCGAATGCCTCAGCACATCAGGGGTCGGATCCATCTCCTGGCCCCCTGGATCCCGCCGTCTCAGATGTCAGTCTTTGGTGCATCGGCACAGACGCCCCTACCGCCAAGCAACGCGATTCCAACGTCTCAGCGCATCCTCAGGGCGCTGCCTACGCCATTCCTCAAGGCGGCCAATAGTTCATTCATGACGGCGACGAGCAGCAGTATCACTTCCAGCCTCCCAAAGACGCCACGCAAAAAGCGTAAGAATGGGCAAAACGTCGCCAAGGACAGGGAAAAGGAGGCCGCTGCAAGATCACAGGCCCAGCAGCACCAAAATGTCAGCCCGCTTCTACCGCCCGGGGCCTCGGACAGCAACAAAGAAAACCATTTGCATGACGACGATGGGATTTCTGGTCTTGTGCGGGGTGACATTCCGGCTACTGGAGACATGGACTTCTTTAAGCCTTCGCCCATGGCGGGCTCGGTTGATGGAGGGGCACACAGGAAGTCCTCCTCTGTGGCATCACAGCGTAATGCGGCAGCCAGGGAAGCTGCGGTACTGGCGGCAGCCGCGTCTGCCATTGCAGACAAGGAGAGGCAGGCGACGTACGACACACGGTTGACGCATGCGATTTGGGAGCTTGCAACGACCGGGGCTAACCCGGCGGTGGATTTGCTCGTTTGTCTCGAGAGGAGGAACACTATCGGGTTCCGATACGTCGACATTACTCGACCAGTGATCATACACCACGGGACCAGGGATACACGTGTGCCGCTCGACAACGTGCTGTGGCTGGGCAAGACGATGCGCAGGTGTGAGGTCCGGGTGCTTGAGGGCGAAGGCCACGGACTCATGGCGAGCGCGTCCGTCATGGGCGGCGTGCTGATGGAAATATCCAAAGAGTGGGAGGACTGGACCCGCATCACGGGCATTGCTGCCAGGAGGACGGCAGCCGAGAGAgaaaaggccttggaggtCGGAGTGGCGCGGTAA